The DNA window TCTTTCGGATCGGCCGCGCCGCCTTCTTGTTGGAGAGCGACACGATCTTGAGCGCCTCGTTCACGTTCTTGCCGCGGATCTCATCGATCACCAGGCGCGCCTTGCGCGGAGATATCCGTACGTATTTCGTTACCGCTCTTGCTTCCATGTCCTCTTCCCTAAGTCAGGCTCGGAGCCCGCTTCTTCTTCATACCACCGTGGCCGCGGAAGGTGCGGGTGGGAGCGAACTCCCCCAGCTTGTGTCCGACCATGTTCTCCACGATGTACACGGGCACGTGCACCTTGCCGTTGTGGACCTTGATCGTCAACCCGACCATCTCCGGGGTGATCATCGAGGCCCGCGACCACGTCTTGATCTCCTTTAGTTCCCCACGCTTGGCCCGCTGTACCTTCTTGAGCAGGCTCTCCTTCACGTAAGGACCCTTTTTCGTCGATCTCGGCATCTTCTATCTCCTCCCCTTGCCCGCGCGCCGCACGATCAGGGCGCTCGACGCCTTGCGCTTCTTGCGCGTTCGGCCGCCCTTGGCCAGCTTCCCGGTCGGAGAGACCTGGGGCCGTCCGACCCGTGCCCGTCCTTCTCCACCGCCGTGCGGGTGATCGACCGGGTTCATCGCCACTCCGCGCACGTGCGGCTTGCGGCCGAGATGGCGCACACGCCCGGCCTTTCCATGTTTCACGTTCTTGTGGTCAGGGTTGCTCACCGCACCGATCGTGGCGCGACACTCGATATTGAATATCCGCACCTCGCCCGACGGCATGCGGATGTGTGCCCGACCGCCCTCCTTGCCGATCAGCTTGGCCGAGGTTCCGGCCGCACGGGCGACCTTCCCCCCGCTCCCTGGCGTGAGCTCCAGGTTGTGGATCGTCGCCCCGAGCGGGATCCGCCGTAGAGGCATCGCATTGCCAACGCGCACCTCTGCGTTCTCTCCCGCTTCCACGGTCGATCCGATCTCAAGTGCCATCGGAGCGATGATGTAGCGCTTCTCTCCGTCGGCGTAATGAAGGAGGGTGATCCACGCCGACCGGTTCGGGTCGTACTCGCGCGTGACGACCCGCGCCGGAATCCCCTCCTTGTCGCGGGTGAAGTCGATCACCCGGTACATCCGCTTGTGTCCGCCACCGCGGAACCGGGACGTAATCCTCCCTTGGTGATTCCGCCCTCCCTTCTTCGGAAGCGGACGCAGCAGGGACTTCTCCGGCGCGACCTTGGTCAGGTCGGAGTAATCGGGCCACTCGGCATGACGGAGCCCGGGCGAAGTCGGCTTGAATCTCTTTAGCGCCATCCTGTTATCCTCCCATCACGTCGATCCGATCGCCGGGGGCGAGCCGGACGATCGCCTTGCGCCACCGTCGCGTCCGGCCGTGCAGTTGGTTCATCCTCTCCCGACGCGGTTTTCCCGGCATATTCGCCGTCCATACCTTCTCCACCCGCACCTTGAACAGCTCCTCGACCGCCTTTCTGATCTGGACCTTATTCGCTCCCAGGGCGACCCGAAACGCATACTTGTTCTCTGCCATCTTGGACCAGGTCTCCTCGGTGAGGAGCGGTGCGATGATGACGTCTTCAGCATGTCTCAACTTTGCCATCTCAGAACCTCGCCTTCAGCTCTTCCAACGCCCCCAACGTCAAAACGAGCCCCTCATGGCGCAGGATGTCGTACACGTTCAGTCCCGGACACGCCAGGCACTTGACCTGGGGGATATTGGTGAAGGATTTCTTGACCGGAATATTATACTCGTCCCGAGAGACGACCACCAGGGCCGATCCCTCAATCCCGAGCTTGGCGAGAAGCTCGATCGCCTGTTTCGTCTTTGGGGCGGTGAACCCGGCTTTATCGACGAGGACGACCTTCCCGTTCCCAGCGCGGTCGGACAAGGCGGCCGCCAGGGCCGCCCGCTTCATCTTCTTTGGGAGCTTGATTTCATAGGAACGCGGCTTCGGCCCGAAGACCGTGCCACCGCCGACCCACAGCGGAGAGCGACGGGAGCCGGCACGGGCCCGCCCTGTACCCTTCTGGCGCCACGGCTTACGCCCTCCTCCGCGGGCCTCGCCCCGGGTCTTGGTGGAGTGCGTCCCCTGCCGTCGGTTCATAAGCTGCATCCGCACCGTGCGAT is part of the Candidatus Bipolaricaulota bacterium genome and encodes:
- the rpsS gene encoding 30S ribosomal protein S19, giving the protein MPRSTKKGPYVKESLLKKVQRAKRGELKEIKTWSRASMITPEMVGLTIKVHNGKVHVPVYIVENMVGHKLGEFAPTRTFRGHGGMKKKRAPSLT
- the rplB gene encoding 50S ribosomal protein L2, producing the protein MALKRFKPTSPGLRHAEWPDYSDLTKVAPEKSLLRPLPKKGGRNHQGRITSRFRGGGHKRMYRVIDFTRDKEGIPARVVTREYDPNRSAWITLLHYADGEKRYIIAPMALEIGSTVEAGENAEVRVGNAMPLRRIPLGATIHNLELTPGSGGKVARAAGTSAKLIGKEGGRAHIRMPSGEVRIFNIECRATIGAVSNPDHKNVKHGKAGRVRHLGRKPHVRGVAMNPVDHPHGGGEGRARVGRPQVSPTGKLAKGGRTRKKRKASSALIVRRAGKGRR
- the rplW gene encoding 50S ribosomal protein L23, coding for MAKLRHAEDVIIAPLLTEETWSKMAENKYAFRVALGANKVQIRKAVEELFKVRVEKVWTANMPGKPRRERMNQLHGRTRRWRKAIVRLAPGDRIDVMGG
- the rplD gene encoding 50S ribosomal protein L4 — its product is MVEAKLYSFDDLTAEPQTVELDENIFAAPVNVDLLYRTVRMQLMNRRQGTHSTKTRGEARGGGRKPWRQKGTGRARAGSRRSPLWVGGGTVFGPKPRSYEIKLPKKMKRAALAAALSDRAGNGKVVLVDKAGFTAPKTKQAIELLAKLGIEGSALVVVSRDEYNIPVKKSFTNIPQVKCLACPGLNVYDILRHEGLVLTLGALEELKARF